One genomic segment of Synechocystis sp. LKSZ1 includes these proteins:
- a CDS encoding PAS domain-containing sensor histidine kinase translates to MKVTVNVLFLLLGGLLGLAIGAWERHQLKRRLQPLLTSLQDTAEVAKSLSLTSLVRRELSYLQQQCQIYQAESQAWQQLLDQAPIGFLYVDAEDHLLWCNTVAQALLQIDRWRPPQIRLLLELVRSYELDQLIQHTRHTQQPHVQEWLFFPSPISFQETKTKLSSESLLLKGHSYPLPQQKVAVFLENLQPLAEIQRQQDRIFSDLTHELRTPLTAISLVAEALHHRLQPPEQDWLKQMLEETERLRTLVDDWLSLARLGENPKQCLDYQVVDLHDILISSWQRLSPLAAEKQVHIAYDGPDQLPCEADHDRLIQVFMNLLDNCIKHSPPGSKISVQARALEEFVLQVDIVDQGEGFHPDNLPHIFERLFQGEPSRSRTQYRAGRQGSGLGLAIAKEIIIAHGGQITASNDPDTGGAHLSVCLPRQRPLDRV, encoded by the coding sequence ATGAAAGTCACGGTGAATGTTCTATTTTTGCTCCTAGGTGGCTTACTGGGCCTGGCGATTGGTGCTTGGGAACGTCATCAACTAAAACGCCGCCTCCAGCCCCTATTGACCAGTTTGCAAGATACCGCTGAAGTGGCCAAGTCCTTGTCCCTTACCTCCCTCGTTCGTCGAGAGTTGAGCTACCTCCAGCAACAGTGCCAGATCTATCAAGCGGAATCCCAGGCTTGGCAACAACTTCTCGACCAGGCCCCCATCGGATTTTTATACGTGGATGCCGAGGATCATCTGCTATGGTGCAATACCGTCGCCCAGGCCCTACTCCAGATTGACCGTTGGCGACCTCCGCAAATCCGCTTGCTCCTGGAACTAGTTCGTTCCTACGAGTTGGATCAATTAATTCAACATACCCGTCATACCCAACAACCCCACGTCCAGGAATGGCTTTTTTTTCCGTCGCCCATCTCCTTTCAAGAAACAAAAACCAAGCTATCTTCAGAATCCTTGCTCCTTAAAGGTCATAGCTATCCCCTCCCCCAACAAAAAGTCGCCGTCTTCTTGGAAAATCTACAGCCCCTGGCCGAAATTCAGCGTCAACAAGACCGAATTTTTTCCGACTTAACCCACGAACTCCGCACTCCCTTAACGGCCATCTCCCTGGTCGCCGAGGCCCTCCATCACCGGCTCCAGCCACCGGAACAAGACTGGTTAAAGCAAATGCTGGAGGAAACAGAGCGGCTACGCACCCTTGTGGATGATTGGCTCAGTTTAGCCCGGCTTGGGGAGAACCCGAAACAATGTTTAGACTATCAAGTAGTGGATCTCCACGATATTCTCATTTCCAGTTGGCAACGACTATCTCCCCTGGCCGCGGAAAAACAAGTTCACATTGCCTATGATGGCCCCGACCAACTACCCTGCGAAGCCGACCATGACCGATTGATTCAAGTGTTTATGAATTTATTAGACAACTGCATCAAACATAGTCCACCAGGAAGCAAGATTTCGGTGCAGGCCAGGGCCTTAGAAGAATTTGTCCTCCAGGTTGATATTGTTGATCAGGGGGAAGGATTTCATCCCGATAATTTGCCCCACATTTTTGAGCGATTGTTCCAGGGGGAGCCCTCCCGTTCCCGCACTCAGTACCGGGCAGGCCGCCAGGGGAGTGGTCTGGGCCTGGCCATTGCCAAGGAAATTATCATCGCCCACGGGGGCCAGATTACGGCAAGCAACGA